Proteins co-encoded in one Candidatus Kryptoniota bacterium genomic window:
- a CDS encoding sigma-70 family RNA polymerase sigma factor, translating to MTAEISKQIEATIEKERGKLFNFIRRNVPTKEEAEDILQDVLYQFANSFQSIEFMDRVSAWLMRVAKNRIIDSRRKKKPKTFADVRFANSGDEQGDSLSIEEIIPNLGGYPDEAYWQNQFWDEMEDALDELPEEQREVFEMNEFEDMSFREISEIKGEPVNTLISRKRYAVLYLRKRLKNLYEELKNNV from the coding sequence TTGACTGCAGAAATATCGAAACAGATTGAAGCCACGATAGAGAAGGAGAGAGGCAAACTCTTCAACTTTATAAGGCGGAATGTGCCCACAAAAGAAGAGGCGGAAGATATTTTGCAGGACGTTCTTTACCAGTTTGCGAATTCGTTCCAGAGCATAGAGTTTATGGACCGTGTGTCGGCGTGGCTTATGCGCGTCGCGAAGAACAGGATCATAGACTCGCGCCGGAAGAAGAAGCCGAAAACTTTTGCGGATGTCAGGTTCGCAAACTCTGGCGACGAGCAGGGCGATTCTCTTTCTATCGAAGAGATAATCCCGAACCTCGGTGGTTATCCTGACGAAGCGTACTGGCAGAACCAGTTCTGGGACGAGATGGAAGACGCTCTTGACGAGCTGCCCGAGGAGCAGCGCGAGGTGTTTGAGATGAATGAATTCGAAGACATGAGCTTCAGAGAGATTTCGGAAATAAAAGGCGAACCGGTGAACACGCTGATTTCGAGGAAGCGCTACGCGGTCCTGTACTTGAGAAAACGTTTGAAAAATTTATATGAGGAGTTAAAAAACAATGTGTAG
- a CDS encoding FGGY family carbohydrate kinase, which produces MTGDLVVGLDCSTTSTKAIAFDRRGKVAAYASETVPLFSPQANYYEQDPADWWKSSVMALNKITKAIDKRRIAALAVANQRETFVTLGAGGESLRRGIVWLDERCKDEVEPFARKIGKDRIHRITGKPPDYAPVVYRLAWMKRNEPELFRKIAMVCDVHTYVTWKLTESFKTSWASADPLGLFDLKNKKWSPVILKALGLRESQLPETYSPGTILGKVCAHASEETGLTTDTIVVAGGGDGQAAGLGSNALTTNRAYLNLGTAVVAGVYGDRYRISRAFRTMGSCSDSGYYYECSLRAGTFSLEWLLRKILNIDPTTEIYEQLEDATRNIPPGSDGLFYLPYLCGVMNPYWDANARGAFVGLSSSHARAHIYRSILEGIAFEQLFALNAVEKEIGKRVKEFVAIGGGAASDLWCTIISNVTGRSVLIPEDIEASGLGAAIAAAVGVGWYANFKEAATKMTAVRKEIKPDAKIFSQYKKMFGEYRRLFPLLKKVKRDG; this is translated from the coding sequence ATGACCGGCGATCTGGTGGTCGGACTCGACTGCAGTACCACGAGCACGAAGGCGATTGCGTTCGACCGGCGCGGAAAAGTCGCCGCATACGCAAGTGAAACGGTCCCGCTGTTCTCGCCGCAGGCGAATTATTACGAACAGGATCCCGCTGACTGGTGGAAATCCTCCGTAATGGCGCTCAACAAAATCACAAAAGCGATCGACAAGAGAAGAATTGCAGCTCTCGCAGTCGCGAATCAGAGAGAGACATTTGTGACTCTCGGCGCAGGTGGAGAAAGTCTTCGGCGGGGGATCGTGTGGCTCGACGAAAGATGTAAGGACGAAGTCGAACCGTTTGCCCGCAAGATCGGTAAGGACAGGATTCACCGCATAACCGGCAAGCCTCCCGATTATGCGCCGGTGGTGTACAGGCTCGCGTGGATGAAAAGAAACGAACCGGAACTGTTCAGAAAAATCGCGATGGTGTGCGATGTGCACACTTACGTAACATGGAAACTGACGGAGTCCTTCAAGACCAGCTGGGCAAGCGCCGATCCGCTCGGACTTTTTGATCTGAAAAACAAAAAGTGGTCACCGGTCATTCTTAAGGCACTCGGGCTGCGTGAGAGCCAGTTGCCGGAAACTTACAGCCCCGGGACGATATTGGGAAAAGTCTGTGCCCACGCGTCTGAGGAAACAGGGCTCACGACAGACACGATAGTCGTGGCGGGAGGGGGAGACGGTCAAGCAGCGGGACTTGGATCGAATGCGCTGACAACCAATCGCGCTTACCTCAACCTGGGTACCGCCGTCGTTGCAGGGGTTTACGGAGATCGCTACCGGATAAGCAGGGCGTTCCGAACCATGGGAAGCTGCTCTGATAGCGGCTACTACTACGAGTGCAGCTTGAGAGCGGGGACATTTTCCTTAGAGTGGCTGTTAAGGAAAATCTTAAATATCGATCCGACAACCGAAATCTATGAACAACTCGAGGATGCGACGCGTAACATTCCACCCGGAAGCGACGGGCTATTTTACCTTCCGTATTTATGCGGAGTCATGAATCCATATTGGGACGCAAATGCAAGAGGAGCGTTCGTGGGCCTGTCGTCGTCTCACGCGCGCGCGCATATTTATCGTTCCATCCTGGAAGGGATTGCGTTCGAACAACTTTTTGCACTGAACGCGGTTGAAAAGGAAATTGGAAAGAGGGTGAAAGAATTTGTTGCCATCGGCGGCGGTGCCGCAAGCGATCTGTGGTGTACCATCATATCGAATGTAACGGGGAGGAGTGTTCTTATTCCGGAGGACATCGAGGCGTCCGGGTTGGGAGCTGCCATAGCCGCTGCGGTAGGTGTGGGGTGGTACGCGAATTTCAAGGAAGCCGCGACTAAAATGACAGCCGTGAGGAAGGAGATCAAACCGGACGCGAAGATCTTCAGCCAGTATAAAAAAATGTTCGGTGAATACCGGCGACTGTTCCCGCTTTTAAAGAAGGTGAAGAGAGATGGTTGA
- a CDS encoding isoprenylcysteine carboxylmethyltransferase family protein yields MSDNFLLLALTFLACLAIRSVYERLKDARLINPEHKFILSLVFAAMGGMWVSWFGMCLLDPLALKIGSVFKWTGFALVILGILLAVAALVQLRGVENIDHLVTSGLFKRLRHPMYTGFILWILGWASYHGAILSFGIGAVGIANIIYWRHLEDGRLKEKYGEPYLRYREKTWF; encoded by the coding sequence TTGAGTGACAACTTCCTATTGCTCGCACTTACGTTTCTGGCTTGTCTCGCGATTCGTTCTGTTTATGAACGGCTCAAAGACGCACGACTGATAAATCCCGAACACAAATTCATATTGTCCTTAGTCTTCGCGGCTATGGGCGGAATGTGGGTATCGTGGTTCGGTATGTGTCTCCTCGATCCGCTCGCGCTCAAGATTGGGAGCGTTTTCAAGTGGACCGGCTTTGCTTTGGTCATACTGGGCATCCTCCTTGCCGTCGCCGCACTCGTACAACTTCGCGGAGTCGAGAACATAGACCACCTCGTAACATCCGGTTTATTCAAGCGGCTTAGACATCCAATGTACACAGGTTTCATTCTGTGGATCCTCGGCTGGGCATCGTATCACGGCGCAATCCTGAGTTTTGGAATCGGAGCCGTTGGAATAGCAAACATTATCTACTGGAGACATCTAGAGGATGGGCGACTTAAAGAGAAGTACGGAGAGCCATATCTGAGGTACAGAGAGAAGACCTGGTTTTGA
- a CDS encoding serine hydrolase, producing the protein MKAYHQLTTALALAILLILAGDGCAQRSTPPSKASLSVPCSLNDGWVPGNLSDADIDSTRLVNLLRRINEKEYSGIDGILIVRNNRLVFEEYFPGNDFEYTAKDFKGRLIDYDCATIHNLASVTKSITALLFGIAVDKGFVRGVDEKLYSFFPADSSLFDGDKKKITLAHLLTMSSGLKWNEQDISYGNMSNDIVQLFIVPDPVRYILSKPLANRPGTTWYYNGGGTNLIGQILQRTSGVRLDTFAQKYLFDPLGIKNLKWVYINDRFVDASGDLRLSPRSMAKLGSLVLNKGEWNGTKVISPQWIEEMTRKRVWLPKDDGYGYQWWLQTYKLGSRAVDSYHAGGWGGQWIIVLPELNAVVVLTGNNYVRPDVTNDIMCNYVLPSMVKDFSYDFKKIQTEAPLPDSISFVASGGNSPFDCLSGRWCGQWDAHFLSCQLVVERISAREATVVYSWADHPAGYFKKGWVRKSAGVDSTGTIRFETSDSLSFRYDPKEDVLIGNLKNQYVTSKAILRRIKM; encoded by the coding sequence ATGAAAGCATATCATCAACTAACGACGGCTCTTGCGCTCGCGATTCTTTTGATTCTGGCTGGAGACGGCTGCGCCCAGCGCTCAACGCCGCCAAGTAAGGCGTCGCTCTCAGTTCCATGTTCTTTAAACGACGGCTGGGTCCCAGGAAACCTCAGCGACGCGGATATCGATTCCACGCGGCTCGTGAATCTTCTGAGAAGAATAAATGAGAAAGAGTACTCAGGGATAGACGGGATACTCATTGTAAGAAATAACCGCCTTGTCTTCGAGGAATATTTTCCCGGAAACGATTTCGAGTACACTGCAAAAGATTTCAAGGGCAGACTCATTGACTACGACTGCGCCACGATTCACAACCTCGCTTCGGTAACCAAGAGCATTACTGCATTGCTGTTCGGAATTGCCGTCGATAAAGGTTTTGTTCGCGGAGTTGATGAAAAGCTGTACTCGTTCTTTCCTGCCGACAGCTCACTCTTCGACGGCGACAAGAAAAAGATCACGCTCGCGCACCTCCTCACGATGTCGTCGGGACTAAAATGGAACGAGCAGGACATTTCGTACGGCAATATGAGCAACGACATCGTGCAGTTGTTCATTGTCCCTGATCCGGTGAGATACATCCTGTCTAAACCTCTCGCAAACCGGCCGGGGACAACGTGGTACTACAACGGAGGCGGCACCAACCTTATCGGTCAAATCCTACAGAGAACATCAGGCGTCAGACTCGATACGTTCGCGCAGAAATATCTGTTCGATCCGCTTGGAATCAAAAACTTAAAATGGGTTTATATAAACGACCGATTCGTGGACGCATCCGGTGATCTCAGATTAAGTCCCAGATCAATGGCGAAACTCGGCTCGCTTGTGCTAAACAAGGGAGAATGGAACGGAACCAAGGTGATCAGCCCGCAATGGATCGAAGAGATGACGAGGAAGCGCGTGTGGCTGCCGAAAGATGATGGTTACGGTTATCAGTGGTGGCTTCAGACTTATAAGCTCGGCTCACGCGCCGTCGACTCGTATCACGCCGGAGGATGGGGAGGACAGTGGATAATCGTTCTTCCTGAACTCAACGCCGTTGTCGTTCTCACCGGCAACAACTACGTCCGGCCGGACGTGACAAACGACATCATGTGCAACTATGTTCTCCCGTCGATGGTGAAAGATTTCTCTTACGATTTCAAAAAAATACAAACGGAGGCTCCTCTTCCCGACAGCATATCATTTGTTGCATCCGGCGGCAATTCTCCGTTCGATTGCTTGTCCGGAAGATGGTGCGGCCAATGGGACGCCCACTTCCTTTCATGCCAGCTCGTCGTGGAAAGGATAAGCGCCCGTGAAGCTACTGTTGTATACTCGTGGGCCGATCACCCCGCAGGTTATTTCAAGAAGGGATGGGTACGGAAGAGTGCAGGCGTCGACTCCACAGGAACGATCAGGTTCGAGACATCAGACTCGCTCAGCTTCCGGTATGATCCAAAGGAGGACGTGCTCATCGGAAATTTGAAGAACCAGTATGTTACGTCAAAGGCAATTTTGAGACGGATCAAAATGTAA